The proteins below are encoded in one region of Acetobacter oryzoeni:
- a CDS encoding type II toxin-antitoxin system RelE family toxin: MSRYALYFDPRAKREWDNLDGSIKTLFKKALAKRLDKPHVLSAELSGDLRSCYKIRLRPSGYRLVHQMDDGKTHCISHRSWPQGRQ; encoded by the coding sequence GTGAGTCGATACGCGCTGTATTTCGACCCACGCGCCAAACGGGAGTGGGATAATCTTGATGGAAGCATCAAGACCCTGTTCAAGAAGGCGCTGGCCAAGAGACTGGACAAACCACATGTTTTGTCAGCCGAATTATCCGGTGACTTACGGAGCTGTTACAAAATCAGGCTTCGCCCATCTGGGTATCGTCTGGTGCACCAGATGGACGATGGTAAAACTCATTGTATTAGTCATCGCTCTTGGCCGCAGGGACGCCAATGA
- a CDS encoding type II toxin-antitoxin system RelB/DinJ family antitoxin, with product MASINLRIDDSLKKAAYERLSELGVTPSDLIRQTFEYVVKTGKLPVRRTVISEDDQQLLAVVRERLASPEPSIPVSLDDL from the coding sequence ATGGCTTCAATTAACCTGCGTATTGATGATAGCCTAAAAAAAGCTGCTTACGAGCGGCTCTCTGAACTTGGCGTGACACCGTCAGATCTTATCCGCCAGACGTTTGAATATGTTGTGAAAACAGGCAAGCTTCCCGTTCGGCGTACAGTTATCTCAGAAGATGATCAGCAACTGCTGGCGGTTGTACGTGAACGTCTTGCCTCTCCCGAACCTTCTATTCCCGTCTCGCTGGATGATCTGTGA